The sequence GATGATCCGCGTTTTACTGCTTATTACGATAAGATCTCACCCGGATGCGCAGCGTTTCTGCGGGACGCAGTTGCGATATACTGCAAATAAGTTTATAGAAGGTCCAAAAGATAGAAAGCCCACTTGCTGGAAAGCAGGTGGGCTTTTTCGCTTAATATGCGGGGAGGTTTCAAAAGCTTAGAGTCACCTGCTGCGGAAAACTTCCGATTAACTTAAGGGCAATATCATACAAGCATTCTATTAGAATGTCAGCTCGGAAGATAATTAATAAAATTTGCAATCAGAAAGTCTTGACAAGATATATCATAATAATATATCATAATGATATATTAAGCAAACAAAAGGTGCACAGATGAAAGAAAATACAGGGAAATCAAAATATGTAATGCTGGGAATGCTCGCCCGCATGCCGCAGACTGGTTATACCATAAAAAAATGGATAGAGAACGAATACAGCCATTTCTGGCAGGAGAGTTATGGTCAGATCTATCCGACTCTCAAGAAAATGGTGGCTGAGGGGCTTGCCGTCACCTCTAATAACACGCCGACTGGAAATGGGCGGGGACAGATCGTATACAATATCACTGACGCAGGCAGAAAAGAGCTCTCAGATTGGCTGAGGGAGGAGCCGGAAATCGAGAGGATCAGGTACGAACTATTGCTTAAAGTTTCCTTTGGTGAAAACACGGAGCCGGAGGTGCTGCTTGATCATCTGGACAATTTTATCAGAAGAAATGATAAGCTGGTCAAAGAAATGAACGGCTATATGGAGCTCTGCGGGCAGTTTAAGGAACAAGATATTGACTGCTCCTACAGTCAGCTGACCGCACTTTGCGGCGTTTATGTTTATTCTGCAATGAGGGATTGGGCTGTTGAGGCAAAGAAAATAATTATAGAGAAAGAAGATGATAACTGACAGAATAATTTTTACAATATGTAACCATTAACCGTATAGATGAGTTAAGGAGAGAGGGATCTCTCATAAAATCACCCATTCATCTATACCACAAAAAGAATAAGCCTATAACCCATTTTTTTCCGGCTATAAACTTATTATATGAGGAGAATAGCTATGAGCACTCTGGTTGTATATTTTTCGTTTACTGGCAGTACGAAATTCATCGCAGAAAAGATTGCAGAAACGCTGGGCGCTGACATTACGGAGTTAAAAACAAGCAAAAACTATCCGAAAGAAGGATTCCGGAAATACTTTTGGGGAGGAAAGAGTGTCATATTTGGAGATAAGCCAACATTAACAAATGAACTCGTTGATTTAAATCAGTATGACACGATTATAATTGGAACCCCCATCTGGGCCGGGTCATTTACACCGCCAATGAAAAGCTTTATCAGTCAATACAATATCCAGGGCAAACGGATCGCTCTGTTTGCCAGCCATGCAGGAGGCGGAGCCCAAAAGTGCTTTACAAAACTAAAGAAAGAGCTTTCCGGGAACGAATTCATCGGTGAAATAGATTTTGTAGAACCAAAGAAAAGCTTAGAGGAAAATTTGCCGAAAGCTGTCAGTTGGGCCAAGGGCCTTGCCATCTGATAAATACACGCGATTGTCTGCCATAAGGCAGCAGCCGTCTGTCAGTCATTAAAGATGGCGGGAGATAAGGCGTTATCATAACGGATTTTTAATAAGGTAGATTGGAGATACAAGAATGGGGAATACGGATAAGTTTGAAATGATGGCTGATAGATACGACACTCCGGAAAGAATCCAGATTGCAAAGGTATCATCTAATGCCATTCTTGAATACGTGGTTGATGCAAAAAGTAAGAATGCCATTGATTTTGGGTGTGGAACCGGCCTTGTAGGAATGAATTTGCTAAACGATTTTAATTCTATGCTCTTTCTGGACACATCAAAAAACATGATTCATCAAATAGAGCAAAAAATTTTAAGCTTTAATATACAGAATGCAGCTACATTATGTTTTGACGTTGAAAAAGACAGCCTTACAGATTTACATGCTGACTATATTTTTATGGCTCAGGTGCTACTCCATATCAAAGACTTTGATTTAGTCTTATCAAGATTATATGAGACTTTAGAAAAGGATGGGCATTTAATAATTGTAGATTTTGATAAAAATGAAAAAATCGCCTCAGATATGGTTCATAATGGTTTTGACCAGGCAGA is a genomic window of Lacrimispora sphenoides containing:
- a CDS encoding class I SAM-dependent methyltransferase; this encodes MGNTDKFEMMADRYDTPERIQIAKVSSNAILEYVVDAKSKNAIDFGCGTGLVGMNLLNDFNSMLFLDTSKNMIHQIEQKILSFNIQNAATLCFDVEKDSLTDLHADYIFMAQVLLHIKDFDLVLSRLYETLEKDGHLIIVDFDKNEKIASDMVHNGFDQAELTDVMSKIGYRDIQSKTIYTGSKIFMGHDASLFVLDSHK
- a CDS encoding flavodoxin family protein, giving the protein MSTLVVYFSFTGSTKFIAEKIAETLGADITELKTSKNYPKEGFRKYFWGGKSVIFGDKPTLTNELVDLNQYDTIIIGTPIWAGSFTPPMKSFISQYNIQGKRIALFASHAGGGAQKCFTKLKKELSGNEFIGEIDFVEPKKSLEENLPKAVSWAKGLAI
- a CDS encoding PadR family transcriptional regulator translates to MKENTGKSKYVMLGMLARMPQTGYTIKKWIENEYSHFWQESYGQIYPTLKKMVAEGLAVTSNNTPTGNGRGQIVYNITDAGRKELSDWLREEPEIERIRYELLLKVSFGENTEPEVLLDHLDNFIRRNDKLVKEMNGYMELCGQFKEQDIDCSYSQLTALCGVYVYSAMRDWAVEAKKIIIEKEDDN